In Devosia sp. 1566, a single genomic region encodes these proteins:
- a CDS encoding MFS transporter, which yields MTSSSTMGHHPSIRPWLAVASIAIGAFAMVTTEFLPIGLLSAIAADMGVSEGSAGLMVTVPGIAAAIAAPVLTVAAGSIDRRIFVVVLTALIVLSNVVAVLAPSFGVMLLGRVLLGLCIGGFWTFSAAIGRRLVTESAGGRATAIIIASISVATVAGVPAGALIGEWAGWRSAFLATAVLSVAALIGQALLLPKLPATRVVRVGDIFALFAVRQARIGLLATALIVTGHFAAYTYLEPFLKQVVALSPSMLSGVLAAYGVAGLLGTFAAEKALDQSLRVGFAGVMLLLSVALFLAMLFGGHSLAAIAFVTLWGLAFGGVPLGVQLWLYAAAPERFEIGSAMMVTVFQVALALGAFTGGVLVDGNGINSAFIAGSLLALAAALTFFAGSRGDKTSDPSDGR from the coding sequence ATGACAAGCTCGAGCACGATGGGGCATCACCCATCAATTCGCCCCTGGCTTGCTGTTGCCTCTATCGCTATCGGCGCATTTGCTATGGTGACGACGGAGTTCCTGCCTATTGGCCTGTTGAGCGCCATCGCGGCGGACATGGGGGTTTCCGAGGGATCTGCCGGTTTGATGGTGACCGTTCCCGGCATCGCGGCGGCAATTGCCGCCCCGGTGTTAACAGTTGCCGCAGGATCAATCGATCGCCGGATCTTTGTTGTGGTGCTGACCGCGCTGATTGTTCTGAGCAACGTGGTGGCAGTCTTAGCGCCGTCTTTCGGTGTCATGCTGCTGGGCCGCGTGTTGTTGGGGCTATGTATTGGAGGGTTTTGGACCTTTTCAGCGGCGATCGGGAGGCGGCTTGTCACGGAGTCCGCCGGCGGACGTGCGACGGCAATTATCATTGCCTCCATCTCGGTCGCGACAGTGGCCGGTGTTCCCGCCGGCGCGCTGATTGGTGAATGGGCGGGGTGGCGCTCGGCGTTCCTGGCGACGGCGGTATTATCGGTTGCCGCCCTAATCGGCCAGGCCTTGCTCCTGCCCAAGCTTCCAGCAACCCGGGTGGTGAGGGTAGGTGACATCTTCGCCCTGTTTGCGGTGCGCCAGGCGCGCATCGGGTTGCTGGCGACGGCCTTGATCGTTACCGGACATTTTGCAGCCTACACCTACCTTGAGCCGTTCTTGAAGCAGGTTGTAGCCCTGAGCCCGTCAATGCTCAGCGGCGTCCTTGCGGCATATGGTGTGGCCGGACTGCTGGGCACTTTCGCAGCTGAAAAGGCGCTGGATCAGAGTTTGCGCGTGGGGTTTGCGGGCGTCATGCTGTTGCTGTCTGTCGCCCTGTTCCTGGCTATGCTTTTTGGCGGCCACAGTTTGGCCGCCATCGCATTTGTAACGCTGTGGGGTCTCGCATTTGGCGGTGTACCATTAGGCGTGCAACTTTGGCTCTATGCGGCCGCGCCAGAGCGTTTCGAGATTGGCTCGGCGATGATGGTTACTGTGTTCCAAGTTGCTCTGGCCCTAGGCGCATTCACTGGCGGCGTTCTTGTAGATGGCAACGGTATCAACAGCGCCTTTATTGCGGGGAGTTTGCTTGCGCTCGCGGCCGCCCTGACTTTCTTTGCCGGATCGCGCGGCGACAAGACCTCTGACCCCTCTGATGGCCGGTAA
- a CDS encoding zinc-binding dehydrogenase: protein MQSIIYYRYGDPADVLQLTERPELREPGNGEVLVRATHRPVRPGDLIGVRGLYRSRGNITPVGPDGAQIGFEGTGTIEAIGPEVSPSSGLVPGARVAFFPARGAWSEKVLVPARFVTLVPDDIAAETAAQLHVNPLTAAMIVRAAEETGLKQGDAVVLTAARSQVAKLTASLLLNKGYFPVGLVRSHISMAAVEGDFAGMPMASTENPEWQEELRTIADRRPIRMVLDPVGGDVLSTVISGMDGGTVISYGDLSGEPIRVPALAFSAGGITITGVSVGRWSNLPDEVRASDLAIALELARSAPGLFRVAAEYDLAQVGLAVSEAERSGKLGTVLLTSKHNVSGGH from the coding sequence ATGCAAAGCATCATCTACTACCGCTATGGCGATCCGGCCGACGTGCTGCAACTAACGGAAAGGCCAGAATTACGTGAACCAGGAAATGGAGAAGTCCTGGTTCGAGCTACGCATCGTCCCGTTCGTCCGGGAGATCTAATTGGCGTTCGGGGGCTGTACCGGTCACGCGGCAACATAACGCCGGTTGGACCGGACGGCGCGCAGATTGGCTTTGAGGGGACCGGAACCATCGAGGCGATTGGTCCGGAGGTGAGCCCGTCCAGCGGCCTTGTGCCAGGTGCGCGAGTCGCCTTTTTTCCGGCGCGCGGCGCCTGGAGCGAGAAGGTCTTGGTTCCCGCCCGCTTTGTTACGCTGGTCCCAGACGACATCGCTGCGGAGACGGCCGCCCAGCTGCATGTTAATCCGCTGACTGCAGCCATGATCGTGCGCGCTGCCGAGGAAACTGGCCTTAAGCAAGGCGACGCAGTTGTTCTGACAGCCGCCAGATCTCAAGTCGCAAAGCTTACCGCCTCTCTTTTGCTGAACAAGGGCTACTTTCCTGTCGGCTTGGTCCGCTCCCACATCAGCATGGCAGCGGTCGAAGGCGACTTCGCTGGTATGCCAATGGCGAGCACCGAAAATCCAGAATGGCAGGAAGAGCTGCGCACAATCGCTGATCGCCGGCCCATCCGCATGGTACTTGATCCTGTCGGCGGAGACGTTTTGAGCACAGTCATTTCGGGCATGGATGGCGGCACGGTCATTTCCTATGGCGACCTTTCCGGGGAGCCGATCCGTGTGCCTGCGCTTGCCTTCTCCGCAGGGGGCATAACAATCACCGGCGTTTCCGTTGGACGATGGAGCAATTTGCCCGACGAAGTGCGCGCTTCCGACCTGGCCATCGCACTGGAATTGGCGCGGAGCGCCCCCGGCTTGTTCAGAGTCGCAGCTGAGTATGATCTCGCCCAGGTGGGCTTAGCTGTCAGCGAAGCTGAACGCTCGGGCAAGCTCGGCACGGTGCTGCTGACTTCCAAGCACAACGTTTCTGGGGGGCATTGA
- a CDS encoding nuclear transport factor 2 family protein codes for MNQPDALTAQRIEVATEYFRRVDAGDPAVLDLMSDDVQLYFPKFGVGYGKAAVAESAAGLMTEIATIKHDFDRLNFITSGDYVVVEGYEGGTTKDGKVWPNPERSEGRFCNVFVFDDLLIKRVHVYVDPDFTSSDRARFHWGDTVRRTKEPAAPANN; via the coding sequence ATGAACCAGCCTGATGCACTGACCGCCCAACGCATCGAAGTAGCAACTGAGTACTTCCGGAGGGTGGACGCCGGCGATCCCGCAGTTCTCGACCTGATGAGCGACGACGTTCAGCTCTATTTTCCCAAGTTTGGCGTGGGCTACGGCAAGGCTGCTGTCGCGGAAAGTGCCGCGGGTCTCATGACCGAGATTGCGACTATCAAACATGACTTCGATCGCCTGAACTTCATCACCAGTGGCGATTACGTCGTTGTGGAAGGTTACGAGGGAGGCACAACGAAGGATGGGAAGGTTTGGCCGAACCCGGAGCGCTCAGAAGGCCGCTTCTGCAACGTGTTCGTGTTCGATGACCTGCTTATCAAGCGCGTCCATGTCTACGTAGACCCGGACTTCACCAGCAGTGACCGGGCGAGGTTCCATTGGGGCGACACCGTCCGCAGAACGAAAGAACCCGCCGCTCCCGCCAACAATTGA
- a CDS encoding TetR/AcrR family transcriptional regulator, which translates to MGRHKQYDVNDALEAALGVFWQKGYEGTSFEDLTAATGVARPGLYAAFGNKQALFLQALDRYEAEYLSFITEALSEPSSFKVVERILRGSAEQQTRYEVHPGCLGVNGALACSDQSEPVRQELIRRRSANEAALCKRLERARAEGDLPASADCAALARFVMIVTQGMAVQAKAGVERSALDLVIDHVLTTWPTKA; encoded by the coding sequence ATGGGCCGGCACAAGCAGTACGACGTAAACGACGCGCTCGAAGCCGCGTTGGGTGTTTTCTGGCAAAAGGGCTACGAAGGCACCTCTTTTGAAGACCTGACTGCCGCAACCGGGGTGGCCCGCCCCGGTCTCTACGCGGCATTCGGAAACAAGCAAGCGCTGTTCCTTCAGGCGCTCGACCGCTACGAAGCTGAATATCTGTCTTTCATCACCGAGGCGCTATCAGAGCCGAGTTCCTTTAAGGTGGTGGAACGCATTCTGCGTGGTTCAGCCGAGCAGCAGACCCGGTATGAAGTGCATCCAGGCTGCCTCGGGGTTAATGGCGCTCTTGCCTGCTCGGACCAGAGCGAACCCGTACGGCAAGAACTGATCCGCCGGCGCTCGGCCAACGAGGCAGCTCTGTGTAAGCGACTGGAGCGAGCAAGGGCGGAAGGCGATTTGCCGGCATCGGCTGACTGTGCTGCGCTGGCACGCTTCGTGATGATTGTCACCCAAGGCATGGCCGTGCAGGCGAAGGCTGGGGTTGAAAGAAGTGCTCTCGATCTGGTTATCGACCACGTGCTGACAACTTGGCCGACCAAAGCCTGA
- a CDS encoding DUF1993 domain-containing protein, with protein sequence MNDSPLGMYEASVPLFLGGFRTLSGLLTNANEFVASGRIAEHDLIEARLAPDMDPLRSQIQRASDTAKGCAMRLAGRDVPSIPDDETTLQDLQDRVAKTQALLLSLSPGDFADSHARSIKINMRRRWVTFDGRDYLLEFALPNFFFHVTAAYAILRHNGLKIGKLDYLADVRERWDSQRSSGA encoded by the coding sequence ATGAACGATAGCCCGCTCGGCATGTATGAGGCCTCCGTGCCGCTGTTCCTTGGCGGCTTCCGAACCCTTTCCGGCCTGCTCACGAATGCCAACGAGTTCGTCGCATCCGGCCGCATTGCAGAGCACGATCTCATCGAAGCCCGGCTTGCGCCGGACATGGACCCGTTGCGTAGCCAAATCCAACGCGCGAGCGACACCGCCAAGGGATGCGCCATGCGGCTTGCCGGCCGGGACGTGCCGAGCATCCCAGACGATGAGACGACGTTGCAGGACCTTCAGGATCGCGTGGCAAAAACGCAGGCGCTGCTGCTTTCCCTGTCCCCGGGCGATTTCGCCGACAGCCATGCCCGCTCGATCAAGATCAACATGCGCCGCCGTTGGGTCACGTTCGATGGCCGGGACTACCTGCTGGAATTCGCGCTGCCAAACTTCTTCTTCCACGTCACAGCCGCCTACGCGATCTTGCGTCACAACGGGCTAAAGATCGGCAAGCTCGATTACCTTGCGGATGTCCGCGAGCGCTGGGACAGCCAGCGAAGCTCGGGCGCGTAA
- a CDS encoding alkene reductase: protein MRIEVRRGPPGPRQHRLLPRLSQSDFFTGHAIVADGGNAMLDLNQGLQTMTSLFTPYDFNGLHLPNRIVMAPMTRTRAMENGVPSELMIDYYVQRASAGLNITECTQVSDQAHGIIRAPGIHRDDQIAGWRKVTDAVHAAGGRIYNQIWHAGRVSHPEIRGGELPVGPSPVAASGNFFLPRGRVDFPQPRELHAAELPAIIEDFAQATRNAREAGFDGVELHGANGYLQDQFLQDGSNHRTDSWGASIAGRARLLLETAEAMIAAWSAERVGVRLSPSSVLYGMHDSNKRETFSYAVRELDRLGVGYLHLTEPNEAAYDTGPVEIGNVAETFRPVFRGTLVVNGGFDRAKGDAVLSAGHADLVAFGVPFLANPDLVERLRVGAPFNTSDPTTFFGEGARGYTDYPLLELAN from the coding sequence TTGAGGATTGAAGTCCGACGAGGTCCCCCAGGACCTCGTCAGCATCGTCTTCTTCCTCGCCTCTCCCAAAGCGATTTCTTCACCGGCCACGCCATCGTCGCGGACGGCGGCAACGCCATGCTTGACCTGAACCAAGGACTACAGACAATGACAAGTCTATTCACGCCCTACGACTTCAACGGGCTGCACCTGCCCAACCGCATTGTCATGGCCCCCATGACTCGGACCCGAGCAATGGAAAACGGCGTCCCCAGTGAGTTGATGATCGACTATTATGTTCAGCGCGCCAGTGCCGGACTGAACATCACCGAATGCACGCAGGTCTCCGATCAAGCACATGGGATCATTCGGGCCCCTGGCATCCATCGCGATGACCAGATTGCCGGCTGGCGTAAAGTCACCGATGCGGTTCACGCTGCGGGAGGTCGGATCTACAACCAGATCTGGCATGCTGGCCGTGTCTCCCACCCGGAAATCCGCGGAGGCGAACTACCTGTCGGGCCTTCGCCGGTCGCCGCGTCTGGCAATTTCTTCCTGCCGCGCGGAAGGGTAGATTTCCCCCAGCCACGCGAACTGCACGCGGCTGAATTACCCGCCATCATCGAGGATTTCGCGCAGGCCACACGCAACGCTCGCGAGGCTGGCTTTGACGGTGTCGAGCTGCATGGGGCCAATGGCTACCTGCAGGACCAGTTTTTGCAGGACGGATCTAACCACCGGACCGACAGCTGGGGTGCGTCCATCGCTGGTCGTGCCCGGCTCCTACTGGAAACGGCCGAGGCTATGATAGCGGCCTGGTCGGCGGAACGAGTGGGCGTTCGGCTGTCTCCCTCTTCCGTGCTCTACGGCATGCACGACAGCAATAAGCGCGAGACTTTTAGCTATGCCGTGCGCGAACTCGATCGCCTGGGGGTTGGATATCTTCATCTCACCGAGCCAAACGAGGCCGCCTATGACACGGGGCCCGTTGAGATTGGGAATGTTGCTGAGACATTCCGTCCTGTGTTCCGGGGCACGCTGGTCGTCAATGGCGGCTTTGACCGAGCGAAGGGCGATGCAGTCCTGTCCGCCGGACATGCGGACCTTGTTGCGTTCGGAGTGCCTTTCCTCGCCAATCCCGACCTGGTGGAGCGCCTACGCGTTGGAGCGCCCTTCAATACTTCCGACCCGACGACTTTCTTCGGCGAGGGCGCCCGCGGTTACACCGACTATCCTCTTCTTGAGCTCGCCAACTAA
- a CDS encoding epoxide hydrolase: MRNDIPNDAIRSSRRNFLRHAAAAPAAIALGAALAWEARAEMALPPATEAVTPFKVDVPESSISDLRARLARTRFPDKETVADWSQGVPLIKARELVEYWASGYDWRRFERKINELPQFRTNIDGLGIHFLHVRSKHASALPMVMTHGWPGSFIEFLKVIDPLTNPTAHGGRAEDAFHLVIPSQPGYGFSDKPSETGWNIPRTAGAWATLMQRLGYDRWVAQGGDWGAAVTHFLANLRPQGLVAAHVNWQFVHDNMPRANPTPVEKTALDAIAAFKGDGSGYFHLEGTRPQTVAYALADSPVGQAMWIYEKFHAWTDNRGNPEDALTLDEMLNDISLYWFTNTAASSGRTYWENAPTGPDFNFGRIELPMAATVFPREIWRAPRSWAEQMWPNLFYWNEVEHGGHFAAFEQPALFTDELRKAFRIIR; the protein is encoded by the coding sequence ATGAGAAACGATATTCCGAACGACGCTATTCGATCATCACGCAGGAATTTTCTCAGGCACGCGGCAGCGGCGCCGGCAGCTATTGCACTGGGAGCGGCGCTGGCATGGGAAGCGCGTGCTGAGATGGCGCTACCCCCCGCTACGGAGGCCGTAACACCATTTAAGGTCGATGTGCCGGAGTCTAGCATCTCTGATCTTAGGGCACGGCTCGCTCGGACACGGTTCCCCGACAAGGAGACGGTGGCAGATTGGTCCCAAGGTGTGCCATTAATTAAAGCACGCGAACTCGTCGAATACTGGGCCAGCGGTTATGACTGGCGAAGGTTCGAGCGGAAAATCAACGAGCTTCCCCAGTTTAGGACAAATATCGACGGCCTTGGCATTCATTTCCTGCACGTGCGTTCAAAGCACGCAAGCGCCCTTCCTATGGTCATGACGCATGGTTGGCCAGGGTCGTTCATCGAATTCCTCAAAGTCATTGATCCGCTGACCAATCCTACGGCTCATGGCGGCAGAGCAGAGGACGCCTTCCATCTCGTCATCCCCTCACAGCCTGGCTATGGCTTCTCGGATAAACCAAGCGAAACAGGCTGGAACATCCCGCGCACCGCAGGTGCTTGGGCAACTCTGATGCAACGGTTAGGGTATGACCGTTGGGTGGCGCAGGGTGGTGACTGGGGTGCCGCAGTAACGCATTTTCTTGCCAACCTGAGACCGCAAGGCTTGGTGGCCGCACATGTGAATTGGCAATTTGTCCATGATAACATGCCCCGGGCCAATCCTACGCCTGTCGAGAAAACCGCTCTGGACGCCATTGCAGCCTTCAAGGGTGATGGTTCGGGCTATTTCCACCTTGAAGGCACGAGGCCACAGACGGTCGCTTATGCCCTGGCTGACAGTCCGGTCGGCCAAGCGATGTGGATCTATGAAAAATTCCATGCCTGGACCGACAATCGAGGAAACCCGGAAGACGCGCTCACCCTCGACGAGATGCTGAATGACATTTCGTTATACTGGTTCACGAATACAGCGGCCTCCTCTGGACGCACGTATTGGGAGAATGCCCCCACGGGACCGGATTTCAATTTCGGCAGAATCGAGCTGCCAATGGCCGCAACCGTGTTCCCACGTGAAATCTGGCGCGCGCCAAGATCCTGGGCGGAGCAGATGTGGCCGAACCTGTTTTATTGGAATGAGGTAGAACATGGTGGCCACTTCGCGGCTTTCGAGCAGCCGGCCCTATTCACGGATGAACTTCGCAAGGCGTTCAGGATCATTCGTTGA
- a CDS encoding SDR family oxidoreductase, with translation MTGRLEGKVALVTGGTRGIGLATAKRFAAEGAYVFVTGRQQQALDDAVAAIGTNAGGINADSTKLDDLDRLFRVISDEKGRLDVLFANAGGGGMQPLGAITEAEFDATFERNVKGVLFTVQKALPLLSERASVILTGSSTGSKGTAAFSVYSASKAAVRNLSRSWILDLKDRGIRINTISPGATRTPGLVDLAGPDAVQQQGLLDYLATTIPMGRVGEADEIAAAALFLASDDSSYVTGAELFADGGSAQI, from the coding sequence ATGACTGGAAGACTTGAAGGGAAGGTCGCCCTGGTTACGGGCGGCACAAGGGGCATTGGGCTAGCGACAGCGAAGCGCTTCGCGGCGGAAGGCGCCTACGTGTTCGTCACCGGACGCCAGCAGCAGGCGCTGGACGATGCCGTGGCGGCGATCGGTACGAATGCCGGTGGCATCAACGCGGATTCCACAAAACTCGACGATCTCGATCGCCTCTTCCGGGTGATCTCGGACGAGAAGGGCCGGCTCGACGTGCTGTTCGCCAATGCTGGCGGCGGCGGAATGCAGCCGCTCGGCGCTATCACGGAGGCCGAATTTGACGCGACGTTCGAACGGAACGTGAAGGGCGTTCTGTTCACGGTTCAGAAGGCCCTTCCGCTATTGAGCGAGCGTGCTTCGGTGATCCTGACCGGTTCGAGCACCGGTAGCAAGGGGACTGCCGCCTTCAGTGTGTACAGCGCATCCAAGGCCGCCGTTCGCAACCTCTCCCGCAGTTGGATCCTGGATCTCAAGGATCGTGGCATTCGCATCAACACGATCAGCCCAGGCGCTACCCGCACCCCCGGGCTCGTCGACCTTGCTGGTCCCGATGCCGTGCAGCAGCAGGGCCTTCTCGATTACCTCGCCACGACCATTCCGATGGGTCGGGTCGGCGAAGCCGACGAAATCGCGGCTGCCGCCCTGTTCCTGGCGTCAGACGATTCCAGCTACGTAACCGGCGCTGAGCTCTTCGCCGACGGTGGCAGCGCCCAGATCTAG
- a CDS encoding LysR family transcriptional regulator, with protein sequence MSKLPDLEGLAIFAKVAEERSFARAARLLGLSVATVSRSVGRLEDRLGTRLFNRTSRQLALTDMGASLAARASAIYADAEAAENLVLEQSSQPRGLVRLAIPMSFGLRWVTPLLPAFFRQYPDVSIDLHLSDAVVDIVGEGFDAALRIAVLPDSSLVARHLADIGGAVVAAPAYLETRRLPERPADLEPADCLGYAYRPRQDVWRFRSQAGEEESVTPAGKLRVTNVDALLPMVLDGQGIAELPAFIADPYLAEGRLVALVPGWTLPRGALYFVTPSARARPAKVSALLEFLAAQLSRPVWS encoded by the coding sequence ATGTCGAAGCTGCCCGATCTCGAAGGCTTGGCGATCTTCGCTAAGGTCGCAGAGGAGCGTTCCTTCGCCCGCGCAGCGCGACTCCTGGGACTATCGGTGGCCACGGTTTCCCGTTCCGTCGGCCGCCTGGAAGACCGGCTGGGAACCCGATTGTTCAACCGAACCTCGCGCCAGCTAGCCCTGACCGATATGGGAGCGAGCCTCGCGGCCCGGGCTAGCGCGATCTACGCCGACGCGGAGGCAGCCGAGAACCTTGTACTCGAACAGTCGAGCCAGCCTCGCGGTCTGGTCCGGCTGGCGATCCCCATGTCGTTCGGTTTGCGCTGGGTGACACCGCTGCTGCCTGCATTCTTTCGTCAGTATCCCGACGTCTCGATCGATCTCCATTTAAGCGACGCGGTGGTGGACATCGTTGGCGAAGGGTTCGACGCGGCATTGCGGATCGCCGTCCTGCCCGATTCCTCATTGGTCGCCCGGCATCTGGCCGATATCGGCGGGGCGGTAGTTGCCGCCCCCGCCTATCTCGAAACGCGTCGGCTGCCAGAGCGACCGGCCGACCTGGAGCCGGCGGACTGCCTCGGCTATGCGTATCGCCCTCGACAGGACGTGTGGCGTTTCCGCAGCCAGGCAGGCGAGGAGGAGTCGGTCACGCCGGCCGGCAAGCTGCGGGTCACAAACGTGGATGCGCTCCTCCCCATGGTGCTTGACGGTCAAGGCATCGCGGAACTGCCCGCCTTCATCGCCGATCCATACTTGGCGGAAGGGCGCCTCGTGGCCCTGGTACCCGGGTGGACATTGCCCCGGGGGGCGCTGTATTTCGTCACCCCTTCGGCCCGCGCTCGACCGGCTAAGGTCAGCGCTTTGCTGGAGTTTCTCGCCGCTCAGCTGTCACGACCGGTTTGGTCGTAG
- a CDS encoding tyrosine-type recombinase/integrase, producing the protein MARTAAGDKRFLELHHGKYRVVMTVPKVLRKAMGTTKLKRQLGTDSLAVANETKWAVVKDLKEEILAFERQTFGAGRADRQAVLQQASELAKTLSDYGPEERGGLARAIVEDTVQGILGKPVGYREVSPWMARTGEAGDAGTRIPVYDPNRERLADDFVNVAMNGGLPIANADAAYKEKRLRVSPRTEDDHDRALRMLGAFCICQGLGDDATKVDEYVVADFVAHLENEHGMAARTIKKYVSRLKLYFDYLKSLRQITANPWKEAVVYMPTAKNSELERPFTEQEVVTLLTGKCKQALRDVMMMGALTGARLDAVVDLKAGDVIDNKAFRFKPQKREKGERFVPIHSDLMEIVGRRLQGKKPEDDLFPEYPRDPDKPKVERSFRASKHFTTYRRSLGVDDMVAGKRRSRVNFHSFRRWFITKAERSGSPEPLIAAIVGHTRKGMTLGHYSEGPEMIAAREAVERIKLPPLDGSPVIQPEAITPRS; encoded by the coding sequence ATGGCCCGCACCGCCGCAGGCGACAAGCGATTTCTGGAACTCCATCACGGCAAGTACCGCGTCGTCATGACGGTACCCAAGGTCCTGCGTAAGGCCATGGGAACGACCAAGCTCAAGCGCCAGCTCGGCACCGACAGCCTGGCTGTCGCAAACGAGACGAAGTGGGCGGTCGTCAAAGACCTCAAGGAGGAAATCCTCGCTTTCGAGCGCCAGACCTTCGGAGCGGGTCGTGCCGACCGGCAAGCCGTCCTGCAGCAGGCTTCGGAATTGGCGAAGACCCTGTCCGACTACGGTCCCGAAGAACGCGGCGGCCTCGCGCGCGCTATCGTCGAGGACACGGTCCAAGGCATCCTGGGCAAGCCTGTGGGCTATCGGGAGGTCTCGCCATGGATGGCTCGTACGGGCGAGGCCGGCGATGCCGGAACGCGCATTCCGGTCTACGATCCGAACCGTGAGCGCCTGGCGGACGATTTCGTCAACGTGGCCATGAACGGCGGCCTTCCCATCGCCAATGCCGACGCCGCCTACAAGGAGAAGCGCCTCAGGGTTTCCCCGCGCACCGAAGACGACCATGACCGGGCACTACGGATGCTGGGGGCCTTCTGCATTTGCCAGGGATTGGGCGACGACGCGACCAAGGTCGACGAGTACGTGGTAGCCGATTTCGTAGCGCACCTCGAGAACGAACATGGCATGGCGGCGCGTACGATCAAGAAGTACGTGTCCCGGCTCAAACTCTATTTCGACTACCTGAAATCCCTGCGGCAGATCACCGCCAATCCTTGGAAGGAGGCGGTGGTCTATATGCCGACCGCCAAGAACAGCGAGTTGGAGCGCCCGTTCACCGAGCAGGAGGTCGTCACGCTGCTGACGGGCAAATGCAAGCAGGCATTGCGCGACGTGATGATGATGGGTGCGCTCACCGGCGCGCGCCTCGATGCCGTTGTCGACCTCAAAGCGGGGGACGTCATCGACAACAAGGCGTTCCGCTTCAAACCCCAGAAGCGCGAGAAGGGCGAGCGGTTCGTACCCATCCATTCCGACCTGATGGAGATCGTCGGGCGCCGCCTACAGGGCAAGAAGCCCGAAGACGACCTGTTCCCGGAATACCCCCGCGATCCGGACAAGCCCAAGGTTGAGCGCAGCTTTCGGGCCAGCAAGCACTTCACCACGTACAGGCGCTCACTGGGCGTTGATGATATGGTTGCCGGCAAGCGTCGCTCCCGCGTCAACTTTCACTCGTTCCGTCGCTGGTTCATCACCAAGGCCGAGCGTAGCGGATCGCCCGAGCCACTGATCGCGGCGATCGTGGGCCATACCCGCAAGGGGATGACACTCGGCCACTATTCCGAAGGACCGGAGATGATCGCGGCACGGGAGGCGGTGGAGAGGATCAAGCTGCCGCCACTTGATGGTTCACCAGTCATCCAGCCGGAGGCGATCACGCCGCGGTCATGA
- a CDS encoding SDR family oxidoreductase: protein MAKTALVVGASGIVGSATTALLVSEGWTVYGLARRPLAQAGVTPVTADLQDAGGTAAALKDLKVDAVFITTWLRQDSEAENIRVNSAMVRNLLDGLRSSNSTRHVALVTGLKHYLGPFESYGKGVLPQTPFREDQGRLDVANFYYAQEDEVFAAAARDGFTWSVHRPHTVIGKAVGNAMNMGTTLAVYASLCRELGRPFRFPGSAAQWNGLTDMTDARQLAHQLLWAATTPAAANQAFNIVNGDVFRWSWMWARIAEWFGLEPAPFDGTVLTLEQQMQGDAPIWKQLAERHGLVEPELSRLASPWHTDADLGRPIEVVTDMGKSRSLGFTRYQPTDQAFYDLFTQLRADRLIP, encoded by the coding sequence ATGGCCAAAACGGCATTGGTGGTTGGCGCAAGCGGTATCGTGGGAAGCGCGACAACCGCTCTGCTGGTTTCGGAGGGTTGGACAGTCTACGGGCTGGCCCGGCGTCCCCTTGCACAGGCGGGGGTTACACCCGTTACTGCGGATCTGCAGGACGCCGGAGGGACGGCGGCAGCCTTGAAAGACCTCAAAGTGGATGCGGTTTTCATCACCACGTGGCTGCGCCAAGACAGCGAGGCGGAGAATATCCGCGTCAATTCAGCCATGGTGCGCAATCTGCTGGACGGATTGCGGTCAAGCAACAGTACCCGCCATGTGGCGCTCGTAACCGGGCTCAAGCACTATCTTGGCCCCTTTGAGTCGTATGGCAAAGGTGTGCTGCCACAAACCCCGTTCCGGGAAGATCAAGGCAGGCTCGACGTCGCTAATTTTTATTATGCACAGGAAGATGAAGTGTTTGCCGCCGCCGCGCGCGACGGCTTCACCTGGAGCGTTCATCGCCCGCATACCGTCATCGGCAAAGCTGTCGGTAATGCCATGAACATGGGAACGACCCTGGCTGTTTACGCCTCGCTCTGCCGCGAACTCGGACGTCCTTTCCGCTTCCCGGGATCAGCGGCGCAATGGAACGGACTGACGGACATGACGGATGCGCGCCAGCTCGCGCACCAGCTGCTGTGGGCCGCAACCACCCCGGCCGCCGCCAATCAGGCGTTCAACATTGTCAATGGTGACGTGTTCCGGTGGAGCTGGATGTGGGCTCGGATTGCTGAGTGGTTCGGCCTGGAGCCCGCGCCGTTCGACGGCACAGTGTTGACGCTGGAGCAGCAGATGCAAGGCGACGCCCCCATCTGGAAGCAGCTTGCCGAGCGCCACGGCTTGGTCGAGCCGGAGCTTTCGCGCCTGGCTTCACCCTGGCATACCGACGCTGATTTGGGGCGCCCGATCGAGGTCGTCACCGACATGGGCAAGAGCCGCAGTTTGGGCTTTACCCGCTATCAGCCAACCGATCAGGCCTTTTATGACCTGTTCACCCAGTTGCGCGCTGATCGCCTGATCCCATAG